From Danio rerio strain Tuebingen ecotype United States chromosome 7, GRCz12tu, whole genome shotgun sequence, the proteins below share one genomic window:
- the jph3a gene encoding junctophilin-3 isoform X1: MSTGGRFDFDDGGSYCGGWEQGKAHGRGVCTGPQGQGEYAGAWSHGFEVLGVYTWPSGNSYKGTWAQGKRHGIGVESKGRWEYKGEWTQGFKGRYGKLESTSSGSRYEGTWSNGLQDGYGSETYSDGGTYQGQWLSGLRHGYGVRQSVPYGMAAIIFSPMCTSINSLRSDHSEGAPTPEDGSGVSGVSGSPVGRSGFVLCAHSEADRHRKRKGRFRQSILSGLKLRRSESKSSLASQLSKQSSFCSEAGMSTVSSAASDINSNVSLGEAEAGGSVDATVTETYAGEWRNDMRTGWGVSHRSDGLHFEGEWFGNKRHGYGCTTFPDGTKEEGKYKQNVLVSGKRKNLIPLRTSKIREKVDRALEAAEKAADIAKQKAEIALSRMSHARGKAEAAEGVAQRALEECRLARAIAKELSPSFHHYGNGLECQRPKHHDRKEKDHEVVSTGTDSPELCTPDTTPPVQTPDLSPVLSSPSSPPCSPPTHRNRNACFMRQSAVDEQGGAEIQVLVEGRGIDSTRAGANSWTAEMYPHRRGSKGESSRSTTPSLLEEEISHINGHENSTHHPWENGSSNHKPIEHMAPEKVWDQMSSNQKPWKHVSLNQKTREHAISREREREHKPSNHNSVDCESSKFKPQVHIYSNHKSAGHNNLSNHKTNEHASTNHKPKEFISAHEKPHVSYHYNPQEHVSSYHKQHEHVHSNHKPRKSFTNHTIGEPSLNAYQLSDRGANNSTLEWTVENNSQWISSHSHPQEKEGENDYRVEMRFQPLDSLSQQNFGSGMKCSGLQGHNLQRLRQRNQEGKEWGLAAREGSMDSVQMLDTLNVGVDVEEWPLHRDITLSPPLTSSLEPLEHEGEQLNLMKTNSGSSSVLVVMVILLNIGVAILFIHFFI, encoded by the exons ATGTCCACTGGAGGCAGGTTTGACTTTGATGATGGGGGGTCGTACTGTGGAGGGTGGGAACAGGGCAAGGCTCATGGCCGAGGGGTCTGCACGGGGCCCCAGGGCCAGGGCGAGTATGCAGGGGCCTGGAGCCATGGGTTTGAAGTTCTCGGAGTTTACACGTGGCCCAGTGGGAACAGTTATAAAGGAACCTGGGCGCAGGGCAAGAGGCACGGCATTGGTGTGGAGAGCAAAGGGAGGTGGGAGTACAAGGGGGAATGGACGCAGGGGTTCAAAGGCAGGTACGGGAAGTTGGAGAGCACTAGCAGCGGCTCCCGTTATGAAGGCACATGGAGCAACGGCTTACAGGATGGATATGGATCTGAAACCTATTCGGACGGAG GCACATACCAGGGCCAGTGGTTGAGTGGTTTGCGCCATGGCTATGGAGTGCGACAGAGTGTGCCTTATGGCATGGCAGCCATCATCTTCTCCCCTATGTGCACCTCCATAAACTCCCTACGGTCTGATCACAGCGAAGGGGCTCCCACCCCAGAGGATGGCTCTGGTGTCAGCGGGGTATCTGGCAGTCCAGTTGGCCGCAGTGGCTTTGTATTATGTGCTCACAGTGAAGCAGACAGGCACAGGAAGAGGAAAGGCCGCTTCCGACAGTCCATACTAAGCGGTTTAAAACTGCGGAGGTCTGAGTCCAAGAGCTCTCTAGCCAGCCAGTTAAGCAAGCAGAGTTCCTTCTGCAGCGAGGCAGGTATGAGCACCGTCAGCTCAGCCGCCTCAGACATCAACTCCAACGTCAGCTTAGGTGAGGCGGAGGCAGGGGGCAGCGTGGATGCCACTGTCACCGAAACATATGCTGGCGAATGGAGAAATGACATGCGAACGGGTTGGGGTGTAAGTCATCGCTCGGATGGACTTCACTTTGAAGGCGAATGGTTTGGGAATAAGCGGCACGGTTATGGCTGCACCACTTTTCCAGACGGAACAAAAGAAGAGGGAAAATACAAGCAGAATGTTCTGGTGAGTGGCAAACGGAAAAACCTGATACCACTCCGAACAAGCAAAATCCGGGAAAAGGTGGATCGTGCTTTGGAAGCTGCTGAGAAAGCTGCAGATATCGCCAAGCAGAAGGCTGAAATTGCATTGTCCAG GATGAGCCATGCTAGAGGAAAGGCAGAGGCTGCAGAGGGAGTCGCACAAAGAGCCCTGGAGGAGTGTCGTCTGGCCAGGGCTATAGCCAAAGAACTTTCCCCCTCTTTCCATCACTATGGGAATG GACTGGAATGCCAGAGACCAAAGCATCATGACAGGAAAGAGAAAGACCATGAGGTGGTCTCCACTGGCACAGACAGCCCCGAGCTCTGCACACCAGACACAACACCCCCAGTCCAAACGCCAGACCTGAGCCCAGTTTTGAGCAGTCCCTCATCGCCACCCTGCAGTCCCCCTACTCATCGCAACAGGAATGCTTGTTTTATGCGTCAGAGTGCAGTGGACGAACAAGGAGGGGCTGAGATTCAGGTTCTAGTTGAAGGCAGAGGCATAGACAGCACGAGAGCTGGGGCTAACAGCTGGACGGCTGAGATGTATCCTCACAGAAGAGGAAGCAAAGGGGAAAGCAGTCGTTCCACAACTCCATCCCTGCTGGAAGAGGAGATCAGTCACATTAATGGACATGAGAACTCAACTCATCATCCATGGGAGAACGGCTCCTCTAACCACAAGCCCATCGAGCATATGGCCCCTGAGAAGGTCTGGGATCAAATGTCCTCCAATCAAAAGCCCTGGAAGCATGTTTCCTTAAATCAGAAAACACGGGAACATGCAATTTCTAGGGAGCGAGAACGAGAGCATAAACCATCCAATCACAACTCTGTTGATTGCGAATCTTCCAAGTTCAAACCACAGGTGCACATATATTCCAATCACAAGTCTGCAGGTCATAACAATTTATCCAATCACAAGACCAATGAGCATGCTTCCACCAATCACAAACCAAAGGAGTTTATTTCTGCACATGAAAAACCACACGTTTCTTATCATTATAACCCCCAAGAGCATGTTTCCTCCTATCACAAACAACACGAGCATGTCCACTCAAACCACAAGCCACGAAAGTCCTTCACCAATCATACGATTGGTGAGCCTAGCTTAAATGCATACCAGCTCTCAGACCGTGGGGCCAACAACTCCACTCTGGAATGGACTGTTGAAAACAATTCCCAGTGGATCTCTTCTCATTCACATCCGCAGGAGAAAGAAGGGGAAAATGATTATCGGGTTGAAATGAGGTTCCAGCCCCTAGACTCCCTTTCTCAACAGAACTTTGGCTCTGGCATGAAATGCTCGGGTCTCCAAGGGCACAATTTGCAGAGACTACGTCAGCGAAATCAAGAAGGCAAAGAGTGGGGTCTTGCAGCCAGGGAGGGATCCATGGACTCTGTGCAGATGCTTGACACTTTGAATGTTGGGGTTGATGTGGAGGAATGGCCTTTGCACAGGGACATTACTCTTTCACCCCCTTTAACGTCTTCTTTAGAACCACTGGAACATGAAGGAGAGCAACTAAACCTGATGAAGACAAACTCA
- the jph3a gene encoding junctophilin-3 isoform X2, whose translation MAAIIFSPMCTSINSLRSDHSEGAPTPEDGSGVSGVSGSPVGRSGFVLCAHSEADRHRKRKGRFRQSILSGLKLRRSESKSSLASQLSKQSSFCSEAGMSTVSSAASDINSNVSLGEAEAGGSVDATVTETYAGEWRNDMRTGWGVSHRSDGLHFEGEWFGNKRHGYGCTTFPDGTKEEGKYKQNVLVSGKRKNLIPLRTSKIREKVDRALEAAEKAADIAKQKAEIALSRMSHARGKAEAAEGVAQRALEECRLARAIAKELSPSFHHYGNGLECQRPKHHDRKEKDHEVVSTGTDSPELCTPDTTPPVQTPDLSPVLSSPSSPPCSPPTHRNRNACFMRQSAVDEQGGAEIQVLVEGRGIDSTRAGANSWTAEMYPHRRGSKGESSRSTTPSLLEEEISHINGHENSTHHPWENGSSNHKPIEHMAPEKVWDQMSSNQKPWKHVSLNQKTREHAISREREREHKPSNHNSVDCESSKFKPQVHIYSNHKSAGHNNLSNHKTNEHASTNHKPKEFISAHEKPHVSYHYNPQEHVSSYHKQHEHVHSNHKPRKSFTNHTIGEPSLNAYQLSDRGANNSTLEWTVENNSQWISSHSHPQEKEGENDYRVEMRFQPLDSLSQQNFGSGMKCSGLQGHNLQRLRQRNQEGKEWGLAAREGSMDSVQMLDTLNVGVDVEEWPLHRDITLSPPLTSSLEPLEHEGEQLNLMKTNSGSSSVLVVMVILLNIGVAILFIHFFI comes from the exons ATGGCAGCCATCATCTTCTCCCCTATGTGCACCTCCATAAACTCCCTACGGTCTGATCACAGCGAAGGGGCTCCCACCCCAGAGGATGGCTCTGGTGTCAGCGGGGTATCTGGCAGTCCAGTTGGCCGCAGTGGCTTTGTATTATGTGCTCACAGTGAAGCAGACAGGCACAGGAAGAGGAAAGGCCGCTTCCGACAGTCCATACTAAGCGGTTTAAAACTGCGGAGGTCTGAGTCCAAGAGCTCTCTAGCCAGCCAGTTAAGCAAGCAGAGTTCCTTCTGCAGCGAGGCAGGTATGAGCACCGTCAGCTCAGCCGCCTCAGACATCAACTCCAACGTCAGCTTAGGTGAGGCGGAGGCAGGGGGCAGCGTGGATGCCACTGTCACCGAAACATATGCTGGCGAATGGAGAAATGACATGCGAACGGGTTGGGGTGTAAGTCATCGCTCGGATGGACTTCACTTTGAAGGCGAATGGTTTGGGAATAAGCGGCACGGTTATGGCTGCACCACTTTTCCAGACGGAACAAAAGAAGAGGGAAAATACAAGCAGAATGTTCTGGTGAGTGGCAAACGGAAAAACCTGATACCACTCCGAACAAGCAAAATCCGGGAAAAGGTGGATCGTGCTTTGGAAGCTGCTGAGAAAGCTGCAGATATCGCCAAGCAGAAGGCTGAAATTGCATTGTCCAG GATGAGCCATGCTAGAGGAAAGGCAGAGGCTGCAGAGGGAGTCGCACAAAGAGCCCTGGAGGAGTGTCGTCTGGCCAGGGCTATAGCCAAAGAACTTTCCCCCTCTTTCCATCACTATGGGAATG GACTGGAATGCCAGAGACCAAAGCATCATGACAGGAAAGAGAAAGACCATGAGGTGGTCTCCACTGGCACAGACAGCCCCGAGCTCTGCACACCAGACACAACACCCCCAGTCCAAACGCCAGACCTGAGCCCAGTTTTGAGCAGTCCCTCATCGCCACCCTGCAGTCCCCCTACTCATCGCAACAGGAATGCTTGTTTTATGCGTCAGAGTGCAGTGGACGAACAAGGAGGGGCTGAGATTCAGGTTCTAGTTGAAGGCAGAGGCATAGACAGCACGAGAGCTGGGGCTAACAGCTGGACGGCTGAGATGTATCCTCACAGAAGAGGAAGCAAAGGGGAAAGCAGTCGTTCCACAACTCCATCCCTGCTGGAAGAGGAGATCAGTCACATTAATGGACATGAGAACTCAACTCATCATCCATGGGAGAACGGCTCCTCTAACCACAAGCCCATCGAGCATATGGCCCCTGAGAAGGTCTGGGATCAAATGTCCTCCAATCAAAAGCCCTGGAAGCATGTTTCCTTAAATCAGAAAACACGGGAACATGCAATTTCTAGGGAGCGAGAACGAGAGCATAAACCATCCAATCACAACTCTGTTGATTGCGAATCTTCCAAGTTCAAACCACAGGTGCACATATATTCCAATCACAAGTCTGCAGGTCATAACAATTTATCCAATCACAAGACCAATGAGCATGCTTCCACCAATCACAAACCAAAGGAGTTTATTTCTGCACATGAAAAACCACACGTTTCTTATCATTATAACCCCCAAGAGCATGTTTCCTCCTATCACAAACAACACGAGCATGTCCACTCAAACCACAAGCCACGAAAGTCCTTCACCAATCATACGATTGGTGAGCCTAGCTTAAATGCATACCAGCTCTCAGACCGTGGGGCCAACAACTCCACTCTGGAATGGACTGTTGAAAACAATTCCCAGTGGATCTCTTCTCATTCACATCCGCAGGAGAAAGAAGGGGAAAATGATTATCGGGTTGAAATGAGGTTCCAGCCCCTAGACTCCCTTTCTCAACAGAACTTTGGCTCTGGCATGAAATGCTCGGGTCTCCAAGGGCACAATTTGCAGAGACTACGTCAGCGAAATCAAGAAGGCAAAGAGTGGGGTCTTGCAGCCAGGGAGGGATCCATGGACTCTGTGCAGATGCTTGACACTTTGAATGTTGGGGTTGATGTGGAGGAATGGCCTTTGCACAGGGACATTACTCTTTCACCCCCTTTAACGTCTTCTTTAGAACCACTGGAACATGAAGGAGAGCAACTAAACCTGATGAAGACAAACTCA